Proteins encoded in a region of the Planococcus citri chromosome 1, ihPlaCitr1.1, whole genome shotgun sequence genome:
- the LOC135835978 gene encoding fibroblast growth factor receptor 3-like yields MFGKDGSIKILLVPALIIMLLLSIIIIVGTVFYCKYNREMEKRKREIANTNRLVKKIIVQKQMNIDKDFQDIMNMPVVLIQQLKSGEVRNGMVSDGEYEMSLDERWEYPRKNLRIIKPLGAGQFGQVVQAEASNILGQENGTTIVAVKMLKDNHTDSDMIDLVSEMEVLKVLGNHPNIVQLLGCCSQGGSLLLITEYAENGNLKHFLQRRQNQSTEMAENTLLAYARQIANGMTYLASMKCIHRDLAARNILVTADYTMKIADFGLTRNVTDSEYYKKTTEGVLPIKWMAPEALFDNKYSIKSDM; encoded by the exons ATGTTTGGAAAAGACGGTTCTATCAAGATATTACTGGTCCCCGCGCTCATAATAATGTTATTACtctcaataataataatagttgGTACTGTTTTTTACTGCAAATACAACAG ggaaatggaaaaaagaaaaagagaaattgCGAACACGAACCGACTGGTGAAGAAGATTATCGTTCAAAAACAAATGAACATCGATAAAGATTTTCAGGATATTATG AACATGCCTGTCGTTTTGATTCAACAATTGAAAAGTGGTGAAGTTAGAAATGGGATGGTATCAGATGGTGAATATGAGATGTCATTAGACGAACGTTGGGAATATCCTCGAAAGAACTTGCGCATAATAAAACCTTTGGGGGCAGGTCAATTCGGACAGGTTGTTCAAGCTGAAGCGAGCAATATTTTAGGACAGGAAAACGGAACTACAATTGTAGCTGTAAAAATGCTCAAAG ACAATCATACTGACTCAGACATGATAGATTTGGTATCTGAAATGGAGGTACTAAAAGTACTAGGAAACCATCCAAACATTGTACAACTACTTGGCTGCTGCAGCCAAGGAGGATCCCTGCTTTTAATTACAGAGTATGCTGAGAACGGAAACTTGAAACATTTCCTTCAAAGACGCCAAAATCAATCCACTGAAATGGCTGAAAATACTCTTTTGGCTTATGCTCGTCAAATTGCAAATGGGATGACTTACCTAGCTTCTAtgaag TGCATTCACAGAGATTTGGCTGCTCGAAACATTCTTGTAACAGCAGACTACACGATGAAAATAGCGGATTTTGGCTTAACCAGAAATGTAACAGATTCGGAGTACTACAAGAAAACAACAGAAGGCGTACTTCCCATAAAATGGATGGCACCTGAAGCTTTATTTGACAACAAATACTCGATAAAATCTGACATGTAA
- the LOC135833331 gene encoding uncharacterized protein LOC135833331, whose amino-acid sequence MFTKICAIAFIFVDFSNYASGSNHAEEIELSEWKSLTTRSYDYTPIPIDQIKNRSEIYLEFCVKAERDAHIIFSPTKTPAKIHEKAYEIVLGADENKYSAIRLSRQGENIKQDGQHGIISSNSWRNKFWLRISSNGLIEVGKYGNPAFLSWEDKNRMNIDHFGFASWINNNSVNWRIKNTWTKNETKKDLKRVLFLNYGKTVPPKNSTLLDEVNITVTNQYAYERRGALEIVGLAKIAWKDDRLKWNSTSYNNCENIFVEYDSIWKPNITITNDQLCLRPRSLHTGYVILSHEGIVSWVTLLHTKLSCSPKEHFKLSSHQATCPIKLIYIAKKLSLEVRNNFEMPLPSPFFCRKVQALKNEQPEFYAELIFKRQG is encoded by the exons ATGTTCACAAAAATTTGTGCAATCGCGTTCATTTTCGTTGACTTTTCAAACTATGCGAGTGGAAGTAATCATGCCGAAGAAATAG aacTCTCCGAATGGAAATCCTTAACGACTCGATCATACGACTACACCCCCATTccaatcgatcaaataaagaaCAGAAGCGAAATTTATCTCGAGTTTTGTGTAAAAGCTGAACGAGATGCGCATATAATTTTCTCCCCAACAAAAACACCAGCGAAGATACATGAAAAAGCTTATGAAATAGTTTTAGGCGccgatgaaaataaatattccGCTATCAGACTATCTCGACAGGGAGAAAACATAAAACAAGATGGCCAGCATGGtatcatttcatcaaattcatgGCGTAATAAATTCTGGCTTCGAATTAGTTCGAATGGGTTAATCGAAGTCGGAAAGTACGGAAATCCAGCATTCTTGTCATGGGAAGACAAAAATCGCATGAATATTGATCACTTTGGATTCGCTAGTTGGATTAATAACAATTCGGTTAATTGGCGAATTAAAAACACCTGGACTAAGA ATGAAACTAAAAAGGACCTTAAAcgagttttgtttttaaattacgGTAAAACAGTGCCCCCGAAAAATAGTACATTATTAGATGAAGTAAATATTACTGTCACAAACCAGTACGCATATGAG AGAAGGGGTGCCCTCGAAATAGTTGGATTAgcaaaaatt GCATGGAAAGATGACCGTTTAAAATGGAACTCAACTTCGTAcaataattgtgaaaatattttcgtagaATACGACTCGATATGGAAACCCAACATAACAATTACAAA CGATCAACTATGCCTCCGCCCTAGATCCTTGCATACCGGATATGTGATTTTATCACACGAGGGTATTGTTTCATGGGTCACCCTGTTGCATACAAAGTTATCGTGCTcgcctaaggaacattttaagcTGAGTTCTCATCAAGCAACGTGTCCAATAAAATTGATTTACATTGCAAAGAAACTAAGTCTTGAAGTTCGAAAC aATTTCGAAATGCCATTACCGTCGCCATTCTTCTGCAGAAAAGTACAAGCTTTGAAAAACGAACAACCTGAATTCTATGCTGAATTGATCTTTAAAAGACAAGGATAG